One genomic segment of Salinigranum rubrum includes these proteins:
- a CDS encoding PH domain-containing protein produces the protein MSMNRLNPRVRLVWAARSVVSAAVLGTILALAARFLPFVPREVVALAGVVLLLGVVHALLRYRSWRYEVRDDSIYLERGVLTRVRTVVPFVRIQHVDSSRSPVERAVGLGRVVVYTAGSRGADVTVPGLTPTAADDLRERLKRLAIRAEGDDAV, from the coding sequence CGCTCCGTCGTCAGCGCCGCCGTCCTCGGGACGATTCTCGCGCTCGCCGCGCGCTTTCTCCCGTTCGTCCCCCGCGAGGTCGTCGCGCTCGCGGGCGTCGTCCTCCTCCTCGGGGTCGTCCACGCCCTCCTCCGCTACCGCTCGTGGCGCTACGAGGTGCGCGACGACTCCATCTACCTCGAACGCGGCGTCCTCACGCGCGTTCGAACCGTGGTCCCATTCGTCCGCATCCAGCACGTCGACTCCTCGCGCAGCCCCGTCGAGCGCGCCGTCGGACTGGGGCGGGTCGTCGTCTACACCGCCGGGTCGCGCGGCGCGGACGTCACGGTGCCCGGGCTCACCCCGACGGCCGCCGACGACCTGCGCGAACGGCTGAAACGCCTCGCCATCCGCGCGGAGGGCGACGACGCGGTCTAG
- a CDS encoding PH domain-containing protein, with the protein MKLSPLSVPYRVLERGGSLLVAAAFIVFSGGSMLDGLAGPLSLFALLGVGVLLLVGYEVAYYQRYEYELTADTFDIHSGVFARRDREIPLRRIQNVDISRNVVQRVLGIAAVDFETAGGSETEASLRFVSFEEAKRLQREVPRMKRGTEEEPAEPEPSTELFALSERELTLVGLLSFDFRVPGVLALLLSGSVPVVSSMLPRPGPLPIAAFLALLVVGVFLFSWAAGAVAAVVNYYDFHLVRAGDELQYERGLLQRYDGSIPFDKVQTLTVEDPPQTSVRVRDAAHRDGGLRARSVVGRGRGSEAAVPLAERDRVFELANAIDEFGDPALERPPKRVRRRYVVRYLLVVGALTGLLFGVDAVVAPTVGVGSLPFPWYVPLALVLVIPPAAHLKWAHRGYWLGDEHVVTRNGVLKRQTKVVPYDRIQTVIDTRTLFQRRWNLATVTVDTAGSLSITGGDAAAVDVDDAVADDLRAELDERLREALAERRRARRLRRNRSAHANADATGDATGREPDRGRAHDGDDDHDHDHAPDGEAEGFVWGEGFDEERADTSGDESPTAPTTEERTGGGTGGRAKRETATGTGVSRPRARSRPRTRTVTTRADTPTALGAPRFPRYARPHGHRAIRCGSRCTPVRVYETTTTDWDDIDAETRASLAWTGTSALLVLDGVSPAEVDPIQAYTPHRVDVGRGGDQELVLIYSERRPSSFPHASGVTVADLDTVVEDALRDDETLFLRRLRDDERFRTLLRRHLSASARVELVEEYGQNPDAAGYVQRLLDTT; encoded by the coding sequence ATGAAGCTCTCCCCGCTCTCGGTTCCGTACCGCGTGCTCGAACGCGGTGGGAGCCTCCTCGTCGCGGCGGCGTTCATCGTCTTCTCGGGCGGGTCGATGCTCGACGGACTGGCCGGACCGCTGTCGCTGTTCGCGTTGCTCGGCGTCGGTGTCCTGCTCCTCGTCGGCTACGAGGTGGCGTACTACCAGCGGTACGAGTACGAACTCACCGCCGATACGTTCGACATCCACTCGGGGGTGTTCGCCCGGCGCGACCGCGAGATTCCTCTCCGGCGGATACAGAACGTCGACATCTCGCGCAACGTCGTCCAGCGCGTCCTCGGCATCGCCGCGGTCGACTTCGAGACCGCCGGCGGCAGCGAGACCGAAGCCTCGCTGCGGTTCGTCTCGTTCGAGGAGGCGAAACGGCTCCAGCGGGAGGTCCCCCGGATGAAACGCGGCACCGAAGAAGAGCCCGCCGAACCGGAACCGTCGACCGAACTGTTCGCGCTCTCGGAGCGCGAACTCACGCTCGTCGGCCTTCTCTCGTTCGATTTCAGAGTTCCGGGCGTGCTCGCGCTGCTGCTGTCGGGGTCGGTCCCGGTCGTCTCCTCCATGCTCCCCCGGCCCGGACCGCTGCCCATCGCGGCGTTCCTCGCGTTGCTCGTCGTCGGCGTCTTCCTCTTCTCGTGGGCCGCCGGCGCCGTCGCCGCCGTCGTCAACTACTACGACTTCCACCTCGTGCGCGCGGGCGACGAACTCCAGTACGAGCGCGGGTTGCTCCAGCGGTACGACGGCTCCATCCCCTTCGACAAGGTCCAGACGCTCACCGTCGAGGACCCCCCTCAAACGAGCGTTCGGGTACGCGACGCTGCTCATCGAGACGGCGGGCTACGCGCCCGGTCAGTCGTCGGGCGGGGTCGCGGCTCCGAGGCCGCGGTCCCGCTGGCCGAACGCGACCGCGTCTTCGAACTCGCCAACGCCATCGACGAGTTCGGCGACCCCGCTCTCGAACGCCCGCCGAAACGGGTTCGCCGCCGCTACGTCGTCCGCTACCTCCTCGTCGTCGGGGCGCTCACGGGGCTCCTGTTCGGCGTCGACGCCGTGGTCGCCCCCACGGTCGGCGTCGGTTCGCTCCCGTTCCCGTGGTACGTCCCGCTGGCGCTCGTCCTCGTCATCCCGCCCGCGGCGCACCTCAAGTGGGCCCACCGGGGCTACTGGCTCGGTGACGAGCACGTCGTCACCCGCAACGGCGTGTTGAAACGACAGACGAAGGTCGTTCCCTACGACCGGATCCAGACGGTCATCGACACTCGCACGCTGTTCCAGCGGCGGTGGAACCTCGCGACGGTGACGGTCGACACGGCCGGGTCGCTCTCCATCACCGGCGGCGACGCCGCGGCGGTCGACGTCGACGACGCCGTCGCCGACGACCTGCGCGCCGAACTCGACGAACGACTGCGGGAGGCGCTCGCCGAGCGCCGGCGAGCGCGACGACTGCGGCGCAACCGGTCGGCCCACGCCAACGCCGACGCCACGGGTGACGCGACCGGGCGGGAACCGGACCGCGGTCGAGCACACGACGGCGACGACGACCACGACCACGACCACGCACCGGACGGCGAAGCCGAGGGGTTCGTCTGGGGCGAGGGGTTCGACGAGGAGAGAGCCGACACGAGCGGAGACGAGTCACCGACTGCGCCGACGACAGAGGAGCGGACCGGTGGGGGAACAGGAGGCAGGGCGAAGAGAGAGACAGCGACGGGAACGGGAGTGAGTCGGCCGCGAGCACGGAGTCGTCCGAGAACGCGAACCGTGACCACACGAGCTGACACCCCGACCGCCCTCGGGGCGCCCAGGTTCCCCCGATACGCCCGACCGCACGGGCACAGAGCTATACGGTGTGGGAGCCGATGTACCCCTGTGCGCGTCTACGAGACGACCACCACCGACTGGGACGACATCGACGCGGAGACGCGTGCGTCGCTCGCGTGGACGGGAACGTCCGCGCTGCTCGTCCTCGACGGCGTGTCCCCCGCTGAGGTCGACCCCATCCAGGCGTACACGCCGCACCGGGTCGACGTCGGCCGCGGTGGTGACCAGGAACTCGTCCTGATCTACTCGGAGCGGCGGCCGTCGTCGTTCCCGCACGCGTCGGGCGTCACCGTCGCCGACCTCGACACGGTCGTCGAAGACGCGCTGCGCGACGACGAGACGCTGTTTCTCCGACGGCTCCGCGACGACGAGCGCTTCAGGACGCTCCTGCGGCGACATCTCTCGGCGTCGGCGCGCGTCGAACTGGTCGAGGAGTACGGGCAGAACCCCGACGCGGCGGGCTACGTCCAGCGGCTCCTGGATACGACGTAG
- a CDS encoding DUF7548 family protein, which translates to MEVEDVAPLVGSVACGAVVAALVAPFVLLSDVGTELGLYYAAGPAGVTALGFLAPVAVVVFLAGRRGRTDPVTAAGLTLVLGLGMLGLAASWALAVDPQLVFNFSAAWMGNHRWVVLGVTALVPLSAAAYARAVL; encoded by the coding sequence ATGGAGGTCGAAGACGTCGCGCCCCTCGTCGGCAGTGTCGCCTGTGGCGCCGTCGTCGCTGCGCTCGTCGCACCGTTCGTGCTCCTCTCGGACGTCGGAACCGAACTCGGGCTGTACTACGCCGCCGGCCCGGCCGGGGTGACCGCGCTCGGGTTCCTCGCACCCGTCGCCGTCGTCGTCTTCCTCGCGGGGCGGCGGGGACGGACGGACCCGGTGACCGCCGCCGGCCTGACGCTCGTTCTCGGCTTGGGCATGCTCGGTCTCGCCGCCTCGTGGGCGCTCGCCGTCGACCCGCAACTCGTGTTCAACTTCTCGGCCGCGTGGATGGGTAACCACCGGTGGGTCGTCCTCGGTGTCACCGCGCTCGTCCCGCTCAGTGCGGCCGCGTACGCCCGTGCCGTCCTCTGA
- a CDS encoding OB-fold domain-containing protein translates to MEAYRYSDGSITYPGHPVGPDGSEPEGTVDLSQYTATVVTWTTSMATPPGVRQPNTIAIVEFDVDGEPVRAIGQVEEGSELDIGDEVEAVYCEELREPGAGIRHPDSQEWDGFRFVATE, encoded by the coding sequence ATGGAGGCGTACCGCTACTCCGACGGGAGCATCACCTACCCCGGCCACCCGGTCGGCCCCGACGGTTCGGAGCCGGAAGGGACGGTCGACCTGAGCCAGTACACGGCGACCGTCGTCACGTGGACGACGTCGATGGCGACGCCCCCGGGCGTCCGTCAGCCGAACACCATCGCTATCGTCGAGTTCGACGTCGACGGCGAACCCGTCCGGGCCATCGGTCAGGTCGAGGAGGGGTCGGAACTCGACATTGGCGACGAAGTCGAGGCGGTGTACTGCGAGGAACTCCGCGAACCCGGCGCCGGTATCCGGCATCCCGACAGCCAAGAGTGGGACGGGTTCAGGTTCGTGGCGACCGAGTGA
- a CDS encoding HTH domain-containing protein, giving the protein MFGANDQQNAVVARLRELEDSGRIETYDVFVWDGRVRLNGGEGRTPAAVTAYEEFDSWADATGVDIDPFFTVRERESFVDGLARELVLPVMCLEVRDDDGIETVAPNFDGSEITTVQDCLDELETLDASPELVAAE; this is encoded by the coding sequence ATGTTCGGAGCCAACGACCAGCAGAACGCGGTCGTGGCTCGACTCCGCGAACTGGAGGACTCGGGTCGCATCGAGACGTACGACGTCTTCGTGTGGGACGGGCGCGTCCGACTGAACGGGGGCGAGGGTCGGACCCCGGCCGCCGTCACCGCGTACGAGGAGTTCGACTCGTGGGCCGACGCGACGGGCGTCGACATCGACCCGTTCTTCACCGTCCGCGAGCGCGAATCGTTCGTCGATGGCCTCGCGCGCGAACTCGTGTTGCCGGTGATGTGTCTGGAGGTGCGCGACGACGACGGAATCGAGACCGTCGCGCCAAATTTCGACGGTTCCGAGATAACGACCGTCCAGGACTGTCTCGACGAACTCGAAACGCTCGACGCCTCGCCGGAGTTGGTGGCGGCCGAGTGA
- a CDS encoding MaoC family dehydratase, with translation MYSSVAEANRAMLARQNGASGVREPEVDSVAYTEESWSMERSVDSDEELGVGDVVRFTKQITEEDVLAFAGISGDTNRLHLDEEFAEETRFGRRIVHGTLASGLISSALARLPGMTVYLSQDLRFLKPVDIGSELTAVVEIVEDLGDRRYRLDTVVQTADETTVIDGEAVVLIDPAPESE, from the coding sequence ATGTACTCGAGTGTCGCCGAGGCCAATCGAGCCATGCTGGCCCGTCAAAACGGCGCTAGCGGGGTACGCGAGCCCGAAGTCGATTCCGTCGCGTACACGGAGGAGTCGTGGTCGATGGAGCGGAGCGTCGACTCCGACGAGGAACTGGGCGTCGGCGACGTCGTCCGGTTCACGAAGCAAATCACCGAGGAGGACGTCCTGGCGTTCGCGGGCATCAGCGGCGACACCAACCGCCTCCACCTCGACGAGGAGTTCGCCGAGGAGACCCGGTTCGGCCGCCGAATCGTCCACGGCACCCTCGCGTCCGGTCTCATCAGTTCCGCCCTCGCGCGCCTGCCCGGGATGACGGTCTATCTCTCACAGGACCTCCGCTTCCTGAAGCCGGTCGACATCGGCTCGGAACTCACGGCGGTCGTCGAAATCGTCGAGGACCTCGGCGACCGCCGGTACCGACTCGACACCGTCGTGCAGACGGCGGACGAGACGACGGTCATCGACGGCGAGGCGGTCGTACTCATCGACCCCGCACCCGAGTCGGAGTAG
- a CDS encoding AbrB/MazE/SpoVT family DNA-binding domain-containing protein codes for MTDDPDDETPMWSPAAFAKQMQEASQQATKSQQELFKQFMQASSGGMDGFSQLNAMSMGSAMFKTRVQSGGRISIPDAEREALDIEEGDIVQAIVIPVKRNR; via the coding sequence ATGACAGACGACCCGGACGATGAAACGCCCATGTGGTCGCCCGCCGCGTTCGCGAAGCAGATGCAGGAGGCGTCCCAGCAAGCCACCAAGAGCCAGCAGGAGCTGTTCAAGCAGTTCATGCAGGCGTCTTCCGGTGGCATGGACGGTTTCTCGCAGCTAAACGCGATGAGTATGGGCAGCGCGATGTTCAAGACGCGCGTCCAGAGCGGCGGCCGCATCTCCATTCCCGACGCCGAGCGCGAGGCGCTCGATATCGAGGAAGGGGACATCGTCCAGGCTATCGTCATCCCCGTCAAACGAAACCGGTGA
- a CDS encoding poly(R)-hydroxyalkanoic acid synthase subunit — protein MANDISDMTDATNMESFFEQLSETYSEAFKRNLDAQAAFADQWMESMEEAMSEERLDDASEGAVRAYEAWMDAAESSFERVGDALEGEDVDPEEFRDIWFNAANRAFKESMSTTAFAAATGQNVEDVLDLQAQMNEAAQDTLHGMGFATTGDVREVGERLVEIERRQHAIEEKLDKLLEQEE, from the coding sequence ATGGCTAACGACATATCCGACATGACCGACGCAACGAACATGGAGTCGTTCTTCGAACAGCTCTCAGAGACGTACTCGGAGGCGTTCAAGCGCAACCTGGACGCCCAGGCGGCCTTCGCCGACCAGTGGATGGAATCGATGGAGGAAGCCATGTCCGAGGAGCGTCTCGACGACGCCTCCGAGGGTGCCGTCCGCGCCTACGAGGCGTGGATGGACGCCGCGGAGTCCTCCTTCGAGCGCGTCGGCGACGCCCTCGAGGGCGAGGACGTCGATCCCGAGGAGTTCCGCGACATCTGGTTCAACGCCGCCAACAGGGCGTTCAAAGAGTCGATGTCGACGACGGCGTTCGCCGCCGCGACGGGCCAGAACGTCGAGGACGTCCTCGACCTCCAGGCGCAGATGAACGAGGCCGCCCAGGACACCCTCCACGGGATGGGCTTCGCGACGACCGGCGACGTCCGCGAGGTCGGCGAGCGCCTCGTCGAGATCGAGCGTCGCCAGCACGCCATCGAGGAGAAGCTCGACAAGCTCCTGGAGCAAGAAGAATGA
- the phaC gene encoding class III poly(R)-hydroxyalkanoic acid synthase subunit PhaC has product MNPFTAPFEAQRKMLESWTDAVETAEAAPEGLETMASVEVGETPSEVVYEENKLKLLRYDAEAAGIEPEETHDVPILIVYALINRPYILDLQPDRSVVRRLLEAGFDVYLIDWGEPSLLDQSLTLDDYVNRYIDNCVDEVAERAGVDAINLLGYCMGGTMSVMYAALHPEKVRNLGLMAAGLCFAGTGGILEEWGDDEYYSPRDVTGAFGNVPAEFLDVGFALMDPVNNYVSKYTTLYDNLGNEDFVENFARMERWLSDGIDLAGSTYVQFLEDVYQGNKLYENELELDGKHVDLGEITMPVLQIVGQYDHLIPPEASRPFNDAIPSDDATLMEESTGHIGLSVSSKSHANLWPNVAEWYAERSRLDDSDEAVDIDVDGPEAGDDEAVDAENGTVHVEDDAGEEDEDDESGAEAFDDTDLDQVRGVGPAYADRLREAGVGTVSELAAADPETLAERIDVSTSRVADWVDHATELTS; this is encoded by the coding sequence ATGAACCCCTTCACCGCACCGTTCGAGGCACAGCGGAAGATGCTCGAATCGTGGACCGACGCCGTCGAGACGGCCGAGGCCGCGCCCGAGGGCCTCGAGACGATGGCTTCGGTCGAGGTAGGTGAGACGCCGAGCGAGGTCGTCTACGAGGAGAACAAGCTCAAACTCCTCCGATACGACGCCGAGGCCGCGGGTATCGAGCCCGAGGAGACCCACGACGTCCCCATCCTCATCGTCTACGCGCTCATCAACCGGCCGTACATCCTCGACCTCCAGCCCGACCGTTCCGTCGTGCGACGGCTCTTGGAGGCGGGGTTCGACGTCTACCTCATCGACTGGGGCGAGCCCTCGCTCTTGGACCAGTCGCTGACGCTCGACGACTACGTCAACCGCTACATCGACAACTGCGTCGACGAAGTCGCCGAGCGTGCGGGCGTCGACGCCATCAACCTCTTAGGCTACTGCATGGGCGGGACGATGAGCGTCATGTACGCGGCGCTGCACCCCGAGAAGGTCCGAAACCTCGGTCTGATGGCGGCGGGCCTCTGCTTCGCCGGCACCGGGGGCATCCTCGAAGAGTGGGGCGACGACGAGTACTACTCGCCGCGCGACGTCACGGGTGCGTTCGGGAACGTCCCCGCGGAGTTCCTCGACGTCGGCTTCGCGCTCATGGACCCGGTCAACAACTACGTCTCGAAGTACACCACGCTGTACGACAACCTCGGGAACGAGGACTTCGTGGAGAACTTCGCCCGGATGGAGCGCTGGCTGTCGGACGGCATCGACCTCGCCGGGTCGACGTACGTCCAGTTCCTCGAGGACGTCTACCAGGGGAACAAACTGTACGAGAACGAACTCGAACTGGACGGCAAACACGTCGACCTCGGGGAGATCACGATGCCCGTCCTCCAAATCGTCGGCCAGTACGACCACCTCATCCCGCCGGAGGCGTCCCGGCCGTTCAACGACGCCATCCCGTCCGACGACGCGACCCTGATGGAGGAGTCGACCGGCCACATCGGACTGTCCGTGTCGAGCAAGTCACACGCGAACCTCTGGCCCAACGTCGCCGAGTGGTACGCCGAGCGCTCCCGACTCGACGACTCGGACGAGGCGGTCGACATCGATGTCGACGGACCCGAGGCCGGAGACGACGAGGCCGTCGACGCCGAGAACGGGACCGTCCACGTCGAGGACGACGCCGGCGAGGAGGACGAAGACGACGAGAGCGGAGCCGAGGCGTTCGACGACACGGACCTCGACCAGGTTCGCGGCGTCGGCCCGGCCTACGCCGACCGACTCCGCGAGGCGGGCGTCGGCACCGTCTCCGAACTCGCGGCGGCCGACCCCGAGACGCTCGCGGAGCGAATCGACGTCTCGACGTCGCGGGTCGCCGACTGGGTCGACCACGCGACCGAACTCACGTCCTGA
- a CDS encoding beta-ketoacyl-ACP reductase, with protein MKLEDRTCVITGASRGIGRGIAEEMAGEGANVVVNYRSSKEEARDVVETIREAGGDTIASQADVTDYEAVGEMRDEVHDAFGPVDILINNAGITKDTTFARMSPEEWKTVIDVNLNGTFNASKVFFEDIKESDQGRLINISSIVGKQGNFGQANYATAKSGIFGFTRTLALELAPSGATVNSVAPGFTRTDMLDEVREDIQERILEEIPMGRFAEVEDISHVVKFLASEEASYITGEVIDVNGAMDL; from the coding sequence ATGAAACTCGAAGACAGAACCTGTGTCATCACGGGTGCATCGAGGGGGATCGGCCGCGGTATCGCGGAGGAGATGGCTGGCGAGGGCGCGAACGTCGTCGTCAACTACCGCTCCTCGAAGGAGGAGGCTCGGGACGTCGTCGAGACCATCCGCGAGGCCGGCGGGGACACCATCGCGTCGCAGGCCGACGTCACGGACTACGAGGCCGTCGGGGAGATGCGCGACGAGGTCCACGACGCGTTCGGCCCCGTGGACATCCTCATCAACAACGCCGGCATCACGAAGGACACCACGTTCGCCCGGATGAGCCCCGAAGAGTGGAAGACGGTCATCGACGTCAACCTCAACGGGACGTTCAACGCGTCGAAGGTGTTCTTCGAGGACATCAAGGAGTCCGACCAGGGGCGACTCATCAACATCTCCTCCATCGTCGGCAAGCAGGGGAACTTCGGGCAGGCCAACTACGCCACGGCGAAGTCGGGTATCTTCGGCTTCACTCGTACGCTCGCGCTCGAACTCGCTCCCTCGGGGGCGACGGTCAACTCCGTCGCGCCGGGCTTCACCCGGACGGACATGCTCGACGAGGTCCGCGAGGACATCCAAGAGCGCATCCTCGAAGAGATTCCGATGGGCCGGTTCGCCGAGGTCGAGGACATCTCCCACGTCGTCAAGTTCCTCGCCAGTGAGGAGGCTTCCTACATCACCGGGGAGGTCATCGACGTCAACGGGGCGATGGACCTCTAG
- a CDS encoding helix-turn-helix domain-containing protein has protein sequence MSQQLLTRAANETKPEIPTELDSTSSKLVYLYLRASGSCTIDELQASLDMQKISLYPLLKSLSKKGLVEGEGETYHLAS, from the coding sequence ATGAGCCAGCAACTCCTCACCCGCGCTGCGAACGAGACGAAGCCCGAAATCCCGACCGAACTCGACTCCACCTCGTCGAAACTGGTCTACCTGTACCTCCGCGCGTCCGGTTCGTGCACCATCGACGAACTCCAGGCGTCGCTGGACATGCAGAAGATTTCGCTGTACCCGCTGCTGAAGAGCCTCTCGAAGAAGGGCCTCGTCGAGGGCGAGGGCGAGACGTACCACCTCGCCTCCTAG
- a CDS encoding DUF7547 family protein, whose product MSRDPDRNREDLAALLSDLRTTLDELERTLDTDDATRRPTRRDPPRGRDVVRFTEEYTIPTVISILETTVQSLELLRGVLRLADPERGLQGARGDLDGVDRRMVEGTERALDDLRRALTGTEEPTDPVARDVFREARDLSAEIESRLAEARGAERDSRSRAERSAGRSGGVVIPVDDEEGDASDESAASEEGGEEPTDEPDSSVAIDVDAELESIREEVRDESAVTDGDDDRHEDESDRGEDESDRDENER is encoded by the coding sequence ATGAGCCGCGACCCCGACCGCAACCGTGAGGACCTCGCTGCCCTCCTTTCGGACCTCCGAACGACGCTCGACGAACTCGAACGGACGCTCGACACCGACGACGCGACTCGTCGGCCGACCCGCCGCGACCCGCCCCGCGGGCGCGACGTCGTCCGGTTCACCGAGGAGTACACCATCCCGACCGTCATCTCGATCCTCGAAACGACGGTCCAGTCGCTCGAACTGCTCCGCGGCGTCCTCCGACTGGCAGACCCGGAGCGGGGTCTGCAGGGGGCGCGGGGGGACCTCGACGGCGTCGACCGACGAATGGTCGAGGGGACCGAGCGCGCGCTCGACGACCTCCGTCGCGCGCTCACGGGGACCGAGGAGCCGACCGACCCGGTTGCCCGGGACGTGTTCCGGGAGGCCCGCGACCTCTCCGCCGAAATCGAGTCCCGCCTCGCCGAGGCTCGGGGTGCGGAGCGGGACTCACGGTCGCGGGCGGAGCGCTCGGCGGGTCGGAGCGGGGGCGTCGTCATCCCGGTCGACGACGAGGAAGGTGACGCGAGCGACGAATCAGCCGCGAGTGAGGAGGGCGGTGAGGAACCGACCGACGAACCGGACTCGTCGGTGGCGATAGACGTGGATGCGGAACTGGAGTCGATCAGAGAAGAGGTGCGCGACGAGTCGGCAGTGACCGACGGAGACGACGACCGGCACGAGGACGAAAGCGACCGAGGCGAGGACGAAAGCGACCGGGACGAGAACGAACGCTGA